In the Dethiosulfovibrio peptidovorans genome, one interval contains:
- a CDS encoding sodium:proton antiporter, translating into MQIGILAKKTVEFCLTLFFSSFLLFFLIHLAPGDPVKLLLGDPEVPMTDTTLYEKRYEEMREELHLNSPLPIQYWVWLKRVSQLDLGTSIFTKRPVSDELLDRIPATLLLSLPALALQVLLGVSLGTASATHRGQPTDQAIRILCVVLAAIPAFALGLFLLYYFGVIRQIYEISNSAGWTRLWLPAITLGTISSPPLIRVMRANMLQEFGKTYIASTIARGMGRSQIVRNAFRNTLLPLITMTAMSLTSQLGGAVIVENIFSWPGVGKYALDSIMLHDYPVIQGYGLVMLVMVITVNYGVDVICFAADPRLNNAQKESSER; encoded by the coding sequence ATGCAGATAGGTATTCTGGCGAAAAAAACCGTCGAATTTTGTCTCACGCTCTTTTTTTCGAGCTTTCTCCTCTTCTTCCTGATCCACCTCGCTCCAGGCGACCCGGTAAAACTCCTCCTGGGAGACCCTGAAGTGCCCATGACCGATACAACTCTGTACGAAAAACGCTATGAAGAGATGAGAGAGGAGCTTCACCTTAACTCACCGCTGCCGATTCAGTACTGGGTCTGGCTGAAACGGGTCTCACAACTTGATCTGGGGACCTCCATCTTTACAAAGCGGCCGGTGAGCGATGAACTTCTGGACCGTATCCCGGCCACACTGCTCCTCTCTCTTCCCGCTCTGGCTCTCCAGGTCTTACTGGGTGTCTCCCTGGGAACGGCCTCAGCCACTCATCGAGGACAACCGACGGACCAGGCAATCCGAATTCTCTGCGTCGTCCTGGCAGCCATTCCGGCATTCGCTCTGGGGCTTTTCCTCCTCTACTACTTTGGGGTAATCCGACAGATCTACGAGATCAGCAACTCCGCTGGATGGACGAGATTGTGGCTTCCGGCGATCACCCTGGGAACGATCTCGTCGCCGCCCTTGATCCGAGTCATGCGGGCCAACATGCTTCAGGAGTTCGGGAAAACGTATATCGCCTCCACCATCGCTCGAGGGATGGGACGGAGCCAGATTGTCCGCAACGCCTTCAGGAACACCCTTCTCCCCCTTATCACCATGACCGCCATGTCCCTCACCAGCCAGCTTGGGGGGGCGGTGATCGTGGAGAACATCTTTTCCTGGCCGGGGGTTGGTAAATACGCATTGGACAGCATCATGCTTCACGACTACCCCGTGATCCAGGGATATGGCTTGGTCATGCTCGTCATGGTGATTACCGTTAACTACGGTGTGGATGTGATCTGTTTTGCCGCCGATCCCCGATTGAACAACGCACAAAAGGAGAGCTCCGAACGATGA
- a CDS encoding transcriptional regulator, with protein MSVTVRDILRMSELIDVRLLAGREGLDRGVSNVNVMEAPDIVRWLHGGEFILTSAYAFRDDPGAMLPLCRQMKDAGVSAFGIKPKRFLSEIPEELLSLAEEISLPIIELPSHLAFGDVIFPVLSKIVGESVGDIRFSEAILRSLYTLMAAGGTMHQILYTVRNFLRVGVAYLDLIARDRYVCSSSGPFEDEIHSDTIQHLTQKYVAEAIILSGVIYGYIVVDIDRELALDRQRAIVLEHAKSAVLVCVQREMAARETERRYRDEFIQDLLFKNIRFERELWARAERFDWDFRGPFQTVIVDIDNYKICIGDANTSPVCSDLESRRERIITLAIDIMRSHYRKIPYTTMSDMVVFLLPLGKKDSGVYESLEDVLPKLRAMIKEQTNFSVTIGIGAPKESCFLCHESYDEAREAINTIRPLLGGDRDVYWRRMGMYAILAKISTLPESERFYREQLGAVLQTEGRARDDLLATLAALSENNWSLRKTAMSLCIHYNTLRYRLDKLRELMGSDMDSGEERLSIALALKLYTLAKERRLK; from the coding sequence TTGTCTGTAACGGTCAGGGATATACTAAGGATGTCTGAGCTCATCGATGTACGCCTTCTGGCTGGTCGTGAGGGGCTCGACAGAGGCGTTTCAAATGTCAATGTGATGGAGGCTCCCGATATCGTCCGATGGCTTCATGGAGGGGAGTTCATTCTGACGTCTGCGTATGCCTTTCGTGACGACCCTGGGGCCATGCTGCCTCTTTGCAGGCAGATGAAGGATGCTGGTGTCTCCGCTTTTGGTATCAAGCCAAAACGTTTTCTATCGGAAATACCAGAGGAGTTGCTCTCCTTAGCTGAAGAAATTTCATTGCCCATCATTGAATTGCCTTCTCATTTAGCTTTCGGTGATGTTATCTTTCCTGTTCTCTCTAAAATAGTGGGGGAAAGTGTGGGGGATATCCGTTTTTCCGAGGCGATTCTCCGTTCTTTGTATACTTTAATGGCTGCAGGAGGAACCATGCACCAGATACTCTACACGGTACGAAATTTTTTGCGTGTTGGAGTTGCCTACCTTGATCTCATTGCCAGAGACCGGTATGTATGTTCTTCCTCAGGTCCCTTTGAGGATGAGATTCATAGTGATACGATCCAGCATTTGACCCAGAAATATGTCGCCGAAGCCATAATTCTTTCGGGAGTTATTTATGGCTATATCGTCGTGGATATCGATCGGGAGTTAGCGCTGGACAGACAGAGGGCTATAGTCCTGGAGCATGCTAAGAGTGCGGTTCTCGTGTGTGTTCAGCGTGAGATGGCAGCCAGAGAGACGGAACGCCGATACCGGGATGAGTTCATTCAGGATCTCCTTTTTAAAAATATCCGTTTTGAACGGGAGCTTTGGGCGAGGGCCGAGCGTTTTGACTGGGATTTCAGAGGTCCTTTCCAAACGGTCATTGTAGACATAGATAATTACAAGATATGTATTGGAGATGCCAATACAAGCCCGGTCTGTTCCGATCTCGAAAGCAGAAGAGAGCGGATAATCACGTTGGCTATAGATATTATGAGATCCCATTACCGTAAGATCCCGTACACGACCATGAGTGATATGGTGGTTTTTCTTCTCCCTTTAGGTAAAAAAGACAGCGGAGTTTATGAGTCTCTAGAAGACGTACTGCCTAAACTTCGGGCTATGATCAAAGAGCAGACAAATTTCTCTGTTACGATCGGTATAGGTGCCCCTAAGGAGAGCTGTTTCCTCTGTCACGAGAGCTATGATGAGGCAAGGGAGGCTATCAACACCATACGTCCTCTGCTCGGGGGGGATCGGGATGTTTATTGGAGACGAATGGGTATGTATGCCATTTTGGCCAAGATCAGCACCCTTCCCGAATCCGAGAGGTTCTACAGGGAGCAGCTTGGAGCGGTTCTCCAAACAGAAGGACGGGCAAGGGACGATCTCCTGGCTACGTTGGCGGCCCTGTCCGAAAATAACTGGTCTCTGCGAAAGACAGCGATGTCTCTTTGTATTCACTACAATACCCTTCGCTATAGGCTTGATAAGCTCCGTGAGCTTATGGGGTCCGATATGGACTCTGGAGAGGAGCGGCTCAGCATCGCTCTGGCTCTGAAATTATATACTCTTGCCAAAGAACGACGATTGAAATAG
- a CDS encoding MFS transporter — translation MTENRRSFVVLLTFTFFMVTGFEMIMPLVIGHYVGDLGFAATAVGGALALRKFSQQGLALLGGILADRNDVKLLVTLGMLMRTVGFAFLAFAQSFPSLLVAMIFIGLGGVAFETPYQAAIAALTTPENRSRYFSMNNTLVGVASTVGPLLGALLLVLDFKAVCFGAAGCFFVNAVISLVWLPSIRPKTNPLSVGRSLKILKRDRRYIRFVALMSIFWLAASQIDITFPLRIRQISGAPESVSWMYSVYAAVTAILQYPLVSRLLRTHTPRQIIVMGTVVISAALAITPFIPTTRVFLCLVAVYTVGMLLARPNQQSMAINLAEKGTTGLYLGFNAMSFAVGSGGGAILGGFLFDMAQIHHTPLLPWAVFCIIGALAVVGFVLSKDLDHERTEGMTPSEN, via the coding sequence ATGACCGAAAATCGTCGGAGTTTCGTCGTTCTCCTGACCTTCACTTTTTTCATGGTCACGGGCTTCGAGATGATCATGCCCCTGGTCATAGGCCACTACGTTGGTGACCTGGGCTTCGCCGCGACAGCCGTAGGGGGCGCCTTGGCCCTTCGTAAATTTTCTCAGCAGGGTCTGGCCCTTCTGGGGGGGATCCTGGCCGATCGGAATGATGTGAAGCTCCTCGTCACCCTGGGCATGCTCATGCGTACGGTGGGGTTTGCCTTTCTCGCTTTCGCGCAGAGCTTTCCGTCCCTTTTGGTCGCCATGATCTTCATCGGTCTTGGAGGGGTCGCCTTCGAGACCCCCTACCAGGCAGCCATCGCCGCTCTGACGACGCCGGAGAACCGTTCCCGGTACTTCTCCATGAACAATACCCTGGTCGGGGTGGCATCCACGGTTGGCCCCCTTCTGGGAGCTCTGCTGCTTGTCCTGGACTTCAAGGCCGTCTGCTTCGGAGCCGCAGGATGTTTCTTCGTCAATGCCGTCATCTCCCTGGTGTGGCTCCCGTCCATACGGCCCAAGACGAACCCCCTCTCTGTAGGGCGATCCCTGAAAATCCTTAAAAGAGATCGGAGATACATCCGCTTTGTCGCTCTGATGTCAATTTTCTGGCTCGCCGCTTCCCAGATTGACATCACCTTTCCCCTGCGGATACGACAGATCTCGGGAGCTCCAGAGAGCGTAAGCTGGATGTACTCGGTATACGCAGCTGTAACTGCTATACTGCAGTATCCTCTGGTTTCCCGTCTGCTCAGGACCCACACGCCCCGTCAGATCATCGTCATGGGGACTGTCGTCATCTCAGCAGCTCTGGCAATCACACCGTTCATCCCGACGACGAGAGTTTTTCTCTGCCTGGTTGCCGTCTACACAGTGGGGATGCTCCTGGCCCGACCTAACCAGCAAAGTATGGCCATCAACCTGGCAGAAAAGGGAACGACAGGGCTCTACCTGGGATTCAACGCTATGAGCTTCGCTGTGGGCAGCGGCGGAGGGGCGATACTGGGAGGATTCCTGTTCGACATGGCACAGATCCATCACACGCCTCTCCTGCCATGGGCCGTCTTCTGCATTATCGGGGCCCTGGCAGTGGTGGGATTTGTGCTCAGCAAGGATCTGGATCATGAGAGAACGGAAGGCATGACGCCCTCCGAAAATTGA
- the rlmN gene encoding 23S rRNA (adenine(2503)-C(2))-methyltransferase RlmN: MSEMIYGLELEYKRWRALMGEIGEQSYRADQICQWIYKKKVFDVHRMTNLSKGLREKLEPRLYVQPPFAAEVQTSSDGTVKFLWRFLDGQSVESVLMDHGNHHTACLSTQVGCPLTCDFCATGRQGFVRNLTVGEIVGHFLAMESWLGQDIRNVVFMGMGEPFLNWDNLREAIEILIHPKMRNMGIRRITISTSGVVPGVLSLADSGLDVGLSLSLHAPNDEIRSRLMPVNERYPLGQVMEALAIYQKKTGRRITVEYVMLKHVNDEPAHAYEMVALLADLDVYVNLIPYNPVVKRYARPSASRINPFMAILRELGLEVELRKEKGSDIDAACGQLRGGRS; encoded by the coding sequence ATGTCTGAAATGATCTATGGCCTGGAGCTGGAGTACAAGAGGTGGCGGGCTCTTATGGGGGAGATAGGAGAGCAGTCCTACCGGGCGGACCAGATTTGCCAGTGGATATACAAAAAAAAAGTTTTTGACGTCCATAGGATGACGAACCTGTCCAAGGGGCTTCGGGAAAAACTGGAGCCTCGGCTGTACGTTCAGCCGCCCTTTGCCGCCGAAGTTCAAACCTCTTCTGACGGGACGGTCAAGTTTTTATGGCGTTTTCTGGACGGCCAATCGGTGGAATCGGTCCTTATGGACCACGGAAACCACCATACTGCCTGTCTCTCGACTCAGGTGGGATGCCCTCTCACCTGTGATTTCTGTGCCACTGGGCGACAGGGATTTGTTCGGAATCTCACGGTCGGGGAGATCGTCGGTCACTTTTTAGCTATGGAGTCCTGGCTGGGGCAGGACATCAGGAATGTCGTCTTCATGGGGATGGGAGAACCTTTCCTGAACTGGGATAACCTTCGAGAGGCTATCGAGATACTGATTCATCCCAAGATGCGGAACATGGGAATTCGGCGCATCACCATCTCAACCTCCGGCGTCGTCCCTGGTGTTCTCTCCCTGGCCGACTCGGGGCTGGACGTGGGCTTGTCGTTGTCTCTTCATGCCCCCAACGACGAGATTCGCTCACGGCTCATGCCGGTGAACGAGCGGTATCCCCTGGGGCAGGTTATGGAGGCTCTGGCGATCTACCAAAAAAAAACGGGACGGCGAATAACCGTGGAATATGTCATGCTCAAACACGTCAACGACGAACCCGCCCATGCCTATGAGATGGTCGCTCTTCTGGCGGATCTGGACGTGTACGTCAACCTGATTCCCTATAACCCCGTGGTTAAACGGTACGCTCGTCCGTCGGCCAGTCGAATCAATCCCTTCATGGCAATTCTCCGGGAGCTTGGGCTTGAGGTAGAGCTTCGAAAGGAGAAGGGAAGCGACATCGACGCTGCCTGTGGTCAGCTTCGGGGGGGGCGGAGTTGA
- the ilvC gene encoding ketol-acid reductoisomerase: protein MSFTEKIYRDEDVDLGVLKGKTVGIIGYGSQGYAQANNLRDSGVDVIIGAGDRRFHSGWDKAEKDGFTVMSIEDAVKKSDVVHILLQDPAQPEVYYSSVHANLKKGQTLSFAHGFAILYGTIKPPKDVDVVLFVPNGPGPVVRQKYLNGSGIYGCVAVDQDVTGKAAEIALAIAKGVGSTRVGTILMSFQHETEGDNFEEQVLYGGAIHLMRGIYKVMTENGYPKSFAYAKAIRSIRSIIDDIDEVGIEAYLTGRASRTCEFAVRTSGPRVVNYDEIQKIFEETERGEFAKRWLLEFSQGMPVLNRMRRTWQDSDMEATGIEFRKRFGLS, encoded by the coding sequence ATGTCGTTTACCGAAAAAATCTATCGTGATGAAGATGTCGATCTTGGAGTTTTAAAGGGGAAGACCGTCGGTATTATCGGATATGGAAGCCAGGGCTATGCACAGGCGAACAATCTTAGAGACAGTGGCGTGGATGTCATTATTGGAGCAGGCGACAGGCGTTTTCATAGTGGTTGGGATAAAGCCGAAAAAGATGGCTTTACCGTTATGTCTATAGAGGACGCGGTGAAGAAAAGTGACGTTGTTCATATCCTGCTGCAGGACCCCGCTCAGCCGGAGGTCTACTATTCCTCTGTCCATGCGAATCTGAAGAAAGGCCAAACCCTGAGTTTCGCCCACGGTTTTGCCATACTGTACGGAACCATCAAGCCCCCGAAAGATGTGGATGTGGTGTTATTCGTTCCCAACGGACCGGGGCCGGTGGTGAGGCAGAAATACTTGAATGGCTCAGGGATTTACGGTTGCGTTGCAGTTGACCAGGATGTCACCGGCAAGGCTGCCGAGATTGCTCTCGCCATAGCCAAAGGTGTCGGCAGCACGAGGGTTGGAACTATCCTGATGTCTTTTCAGCACGAAACCGAAGGGGATAACTTTGAGGAACAGGTCCTTTATGGCGGAGCCATTCATCTTATGAGAGGCATATACAAGGTCATGACCGAAAATGGCTACCCGAAATCCTTTGCGTACGCTAAAGCGATTCGATCAATTCGATCCATCATCGATGATATCGATGAGGTTGGTATAGAGGCCTATCTGACCGGTCGAGCGAGCAGAACCTGTGAGTTTGCCGTGAGGACATCTGGTCCCAGAGTTGTTAACTACGACGAAATTCAAAAGATATTCGAAGAAACTGAAAGAGGCGAGTTTGCCAAAAGGTGGCTTCTTGAGTTCAGCCAGGGCATGCCGGTTTTAAACCGTATGAGACGGACTTGGCAAGACTCGGATATGGAGGCAACAGGAATAGAATTCAGAAAGCGGTTTGGTCTTTCTTAG
- a CDS encoding Zn-dependent hydrolase, whose translation MGRVVSRERIWRDIEAIGSFGRGDAPGRTSFSYSDQDVVARRYLTEQMRELGMSISADGVGNIRGRLNGSDGSLAPVMSGSHIDSVACGGDYDGVVGVVAALEVARCIAERKIELLRPYEVAIFSEEEGSNFGVTCAGSKVMTGALDVEGIKKIKDADNVSMYDRCIERGFDPESLHSGRVMPGQIHGMVELHIEQSVLLESQAMQIGVVQSIAGLCQCKLTFRGTANHAGSTPMNLRQDALVGASRFVVELEKLVRDDPSPSVVGTVGAIQCEPNASNVIPGIVIISLDVRDVFPDAIDRVIDVCQERARLIAVEKGLDCSFEILGRQSPVALSPKICKMISECSDAKGLRWMPMNSGAVHDSVLLSSVTETGLIFVPSKAGKSHCPDEYTDMDEIADGAEVLLSTIVALANS comes from the coding sequence ATGGGACGAGTGGTATCCAGAGAAAGAATATGGAGGGATATCGAGGCCATTGGCAGTTTTGGGAGGGGGGATGCTCCGGGGAGAACCAGTTTTTCTTACAGTGATCAAGACGTGGTAGCCAGGCGCTACCTCACTGAACAGATGCGGGAGCTTGGCATGAGTATCTCTGCAGACGGTGTCGGAAATATCAGAGGTCGTCTGAACGGTTCTGACGGTTCTCTTGCGCCTGTTATGAGCGGTTCTCATATCGATTCCGTCGCTTGTGGTGGTGATTACGATGGAGTCGTTGGGGTTGTCGCCGCGCTTGAGGTTGCCCGGTGTATCGCAGAACGAAAAATTGAGTTGCTCAGGCCATATGAGGTTGCGATTTTTTCTGAGGAAGAAGGTTCAAATTTTGGAGTGACCTGTGCAGGAAGCAAGGTCATGACCGGGGCTCTGGATGTTGAAGGCATAAAAAAAATAAAAGATGCTGATAATGTGTCTATGTACGACAGATGTATAGAAAGGGGTTTCGATCCCGAGTCTCTCCATTCGGGAAGAGTTATGCCTGGACAGATCCACGGGATGGTGGAGCTCCATATAGAGCAGAGCGTTCTTTTGGAATCTCAGGCAATGCAGATAGGAGTGGTTCAATCCATCGCCGGGCTTTGCCAATGTAAGTTGACCTTTCGAGGTACGGCAAATCATGCTGGCTCGACCCCTATGAATTTGAGGCAAGACGCTCTTGTGGGGGCTTCCCGGTTTGTTGTGGAGTTAGAAAAACTGGTCCGGGATGATCCTTCTCCGTCCGTAGTAGGTACGGTCGGGGCTATCCAGTGCGAGCCTAACGCTTCAAACGTTATACCTGGAATTGTGATCATTTCTCTGGACGTGAGGGATGTTTTTCCAGATGCGATTGATCGGGTCATTGACGTCTGTCAGGAAAGAGCTCGTTTGATAGCTGTGGAAAAGGGGCTGGACTGTTCCTTTGAAATTTTGGGCAGACAAAGTCCCGTCGCTCTATCGCCTAAGATATGCAAGATGATATCGGAATGTTCAGATGCAAAGGGCCTCCGATGGATGCCGATGAACAGTGGGGCGGTACATGATTCGGTTTTATTGAGCTCAGTTACGGAGACAGGGTTGATTTTTGTCCCAAGCAAAGCGGGGAAAAGCCATTGCCCCGATGAATATACCGACATGGACGAGATTGCTGATGGAGCGGAGGTCCTTCTGTCAACAATTGTAGCTTTGGCTAACAGCTGA
- a CDS encoding (S)-ureidoglycine aminohydrolase produces the protein MGYPKDFLETRAVVHHGAYAVIPPEGRVVNVIPGFEGFTTTIIASPKMGASFVQYISKVSPGAKTTVPFGGNGVETFVYFMDGEGELTVGSRGEEHILQQGGYLFSPEDSPISIKNDSRGTMRILLYKQRYISIDGHEARVVCGNVNDIPEEIYDEMENVFIQDLLPKDLGFDVNFHVLSFEPDGCHPFVETHVQEHGAYITQGQGIYMLGEDWVQVKKEDFIWFGPFVQQAVYATGRERLSYIYSKDFNRDVDI, from the coding sequence ATGGGGTATCCTAAGGATTTTCTCGAAACCCGGGCAGTGGTGCATCATGGAGCGTATGCGGTTATACCGCCGGAAGGGAGGGTTGTCAACGTTATACCTGGCTTTGAGGGCTTCACCACAACGATTATTGCTTCACCGAAGATGGGGGCAAGTTTTGTCCAGTACATTTCCAAGGTATCCCCTGGGGCGAAAACGACAGTCCCTTTTGGAGGAAATGGTGTTGAGACTTTTGTGTACTTTATGGACGGTGAAGGCGAACTTACCGTAGGAAGTCGGGGCGAAGAGCATATCCTTCAACAGGGAGGCTATCTTTTCTCGCCGGAAGATAGTCCAATATCGATTAAAAATGACTCCAGGGGGACAATGCGCATTCTCCTGTACAAACAGAGGTACATCTCCATTGATGGTCATGAAGCCAGGGTTGTGTGTGGCAACGTGAACGATATTCCTGAAGAGATTTATGACGAAATGGAGAACGTGTTTATTCAAGACCTTCTGCCCAAGGATCTGGGGTTCGACGTCAATTTTCACGTTTTGTCCTTTGAGCCTGATGGCTGTCACCCTTTTGTCGAGACCCACGTTCAGGAGCATGGGGCGTACATCACCCAGGGGCAGGGGATTTACATGTTAGGTGAGGATTGGGTTCAGGTAAAGAAAGAGGACTTTATATGGTTTGGCCCCTTTGTCCAGCAGGCTGTCTATGCTACTGGTAGAGAGCGGCTTAGTTATATTTATTCGAAAGATTTCAACAGAGATGTAGATATTTAG
- a CDS encoding carboxylate--amine ligase, giving the protein MSRLLMLESWVGANGRLLPQRIKEMGHSYVLATRSPNHYGTDHDGTPHPVLALADEILSVETNDVRQILDAVRGRRFDGVITICDYYIETTVEVSRSMGLPCPFPQGVKNIRRKDILRATLDRTGIPNVQHALCSCWDETKASANRLSYPLVIKPVDLASSAFVRLIHDERELQDAFAALEAFTVNFRDQPRERLILLEEYLDGPEFSVETVISRGQPTTLGITDKSVTGSPRFIEDGHMFPAPLEPNVEQTVMDYVNSVLQALQFEYGVAHTEIKLTANGPKIVEINVRPAGNYIAELVEIVTGVDILKAFVDLSLGQRPVVERRNTGTTSAAVAFLVPNGWGIIKEMSGIDVMARAPHVHRWSMEDLTGTVVHKAVDNASYLGHVLTVDPLGMEARYHAESALKRVNLRFEHP; this is encoded by the coding sequence GTGTCTCGTCTGCTTATGCTCGAGAGTTGGGTAGGTGCCAATGGAAGGCTTCTGCCTCAGAGAATCAAGGAGATGGGACACAGCTACGTTCTGGCGACCCGATCTCCCAATCACTACGGCACAGATCATGACGGAACTCCTCACCCCGTTCTGGCGCTGGCCGATGAGATTCTCTCTGTGGAGACCAACGACGTTCGTCAGATCCTGGATGCCGTGAGGGGACGTCGTTTTGACGGGGTCATAACCATCTGCGATTACTACATCGAAACGACTGTAGAAGTATCCCGCTCCATGGGGCTGCCTTGCCCCTTTCCCCAGGGAGTGAAGAATATCAGGCGAAAGGATATTCTGAGAGCAACCCTCGACAGGACAGGAATTCCCAATGTTCAGCATGCCCTGTGCTCCTGCTGGGACGAGACGAAAGCGTCGGCTAATCGTCTCAGCTACCCGCTGGTTATCAAGCCCGTCGATCTGGCCTCCAGCGCTTTCGTCCGACTGATTCACGACGAGCGCGAGCTTCAGGACGCCTTTGCGGCCCTGGAAGCCTTTACCGTCAACTTTCGGGATCAGCCCCGAGAGAGGCTTATACTCCTGGAGGAGTACCTGGATGGCCCTGAATTCAGTGTGGAAACCGTTATATCCAGAGGACAACCAACGACCCTGGGTATAACGGACAAGTCGGTGACGGGAAGTCCCCGTTTTATCGAGGACGGTCATATGTTTCCCGCTCCTCTTGAGCCCAATGTAGAGCAAACAGTCATGGACTACGTCAACTCGGTACTCCAGGCCCTCCAGTTCGAGTATGGGGTAGCACATACGGAGATTAAACTGACGGCAAATGGGCCAAAGATCGTAGAGATCAACGTGAGACCTGCAGGAAACTACATCGCCGAGCTGGTGGAAATCGTCACAGGGGTGGACATTCTGAAGGCTTTCGTCGATCTCTCCCTGGGACAGCGTCCCGTGGTCGAACGACGTAATACCGGCACGACGAGTGCGGCTGTGGCTTTTCTCGTTCCGAACGGATGGGGCATCATCAAGGAGATGTCCGGCATTGACGTCATGGCCAGGGCACCCCATGTCCACCGATGGTCCATGGAGGATCTGACAGGAACCGTCGTTCATAAAGCTGTGGACAACGCTTCATACCTGGGGCACGTCCTGACGGTGGACCCTCTGGGTATGGAGGCCAGATATCACGCAGAGTCGGCCCTGAAAAGGGTGAATCTCCGTTTCGAACACCCATGA
- a CDS encoding ABC transporter substrate-binding protein, with the protein MVNSFTVRGLCAVFAILAAIQPAIAGKNGGKQELVLVEREIASSPDPSYYPGSNHYIKNGAAEPLFKADPEGQIQPCLARGSKQIDEYTWEIYLRPEGKFWSGAAIDAEAVIGSLERSRETNTRALPFLKDLKFKALDRWTLQVTTTRTNQFVPLNLSYMELCIFNSKAAHNSVETMDMSGMYKVVAFEPKQRMILEINPNYYGKKPTIPRIIHEEISDPETRTLAIMSGRADMVFHISNESVAQLKNNKDVVLNITAAASTQTIYLNLQNPILKDIRVRQALAWGLNRQEISLLGTEGLGLPLTTWLSSNPRYRDHKSDVYTHFDPQKSGKLLDEAGWKMGKDGFRHKDGQDLSITLMTWGQDKTLGEAIQHQWTKLGVKARVQHGDYSLIQAARDTGEWDAFIEAWQSFGDEYSLLCGQFAPTGGANYGKYNDMRTNSLLEKLRVASSEKQRRELAVEINAHVAKQCPAIYVCSRIETTATRRNLKGYVKHFRQFENGINANLYFE; encoded by the coding sequence ATAGTGAACAGCTTTACCGTACGAGGCCTGTGTGCCGTCTTCGCCATTTTAGCAGCGATACAACCAGCAATTGCCGGGAAAAACGGCGGCAAGCAGGAACTGGTGTTAGTCGAACGGGAAATCGCGAGCAGTCCCGACCCGTCCTATTATCCGGGCTCTAACCACTACATCAAAAACGGAGCCGCAGAACCCCTTTTCAAGGCCGATCCCGAGGGACAGATTCAGCCATGTCTCGCCAGAGGCTCGAAACAAATCGACGAATATACGTGGGAAATATATCTCCGTCCAGAGGGGAAGTTCTGGAGCGGTGCAGCTATCGATGCAGAGGCCGTCATCGGTTCTCTGGAGCGATCCAGAGAAACAAACACAAGAGCCCTGCCATTCCTTAAAGACCTGAAATTCAAAGCCCTGGATCGTTGGACCCTCCAGGTGACGACGACCAGGACCAATCAGTTCGTTCCGCTCAATCTGTCGTATATGGAGCTGTGTATCTTCAACAGCAAGGCGGCTCACAATTCGGTCGAGACCATGGACATGAGCGGTATGTACAAGGTCGTCGCCTTCGAGCCAAAACAGCGGATGATTCTGGAGATCAATCCCAACTATTACGGCAAAAAGCCCACCATTCCCAGAATAATTCACGAGGAGATCTCCGACCCTGAAACCAGAACCCTGGCGATTATGAGCGGACGAGCTGACATGGTCTTCCATATCTCCAATGAAAGCGTCGCCCAGTTAAAAAATAACAAAGATGTAGTTTTAAACATAACTGCTGCTGCCAGTACTCAGACGATATATCTGAACTTACAAAACCCTATCCTCAAAGATATTCGAGTTCGTCAGGCTCTTGCCTGGGGACTGAACCGCCAGGAAATATCGCTTTTAGGAACAGAAGGACTTGGTCTTCCACTGACTACATGGCTCAGTTCAAATCCAAGGTACCGAGATCATAAAAGCGATGTCTATACACACTTTGACCCCCAAAAATCCGGTAAGCTCCTGGATGAAGCAGGATGGAAAATGGGCAAAGATGGATTCCGGCATAAAGACGGTCAGGATCTTTCCATCACACTCATGACCTGGGGACAGGATAAGACTCTGGGAGAGGCAATACAGCATCAATGGACAAAGCTTGGCGTCAAAGCTCGGGTGCAACATGGAGATTACAGTCTTATTCAGGCTGCTCGGGATACCGGAGAATGGGACGCTTTCATCGAGGCCTGGCAGAGCTTTGGCGATGAGTATTCTCTTCTATGTGGACAGTTCGCCCCTACCGGAGGAGCCAATTACGGAAAATATAACGATATGAGAACGAACTCGTTGCTCGAAAAACTTCGGGTAGCCTCCAGTGAAAAGCAGCGTCGAGAGCTCGCCGTCGAGATCAATGCTCATGTAGCGAAGCAATGTCCTGCCATTTACGTATGCAGCAGAATTGAGACCACAGCAACTCGACGAAATCTCAAGGGGTACGTGAAACACTTCCGCCAATTTGAAAATGGGATCAATGCCAACCTTTATTTTGAATAA